From a single Brassica napus cultivar Da-Ae chromosome C9, Da-Ae, whole genome shotgun sequence genomic region:
- the LOC106424673 gene encoding protein LONGIFOLIA 1-like: MSAKLLYNLSDENPNLNKQFGCMNGIFQVFYRQHYPARRVSVAGDELKSLPSGKTSDNVGVTNVSTDKKETEKSKKKKKAAKEKQKVVSSESSSRLSFSSSPCSSSFSSADISTTTSQFEQSGLVQMSNGETPVREPTNGSPRWGGLVMSSDLRELVRSSIHKETRTRDEEALSQQPKSARANVSLLKEPSPSRSSNEWSEGRRVVKLKDSPRFSYDERETRKTGAKFKETPRLSLDSRSNSFRSAKSSCSPEAQDLVTTGHRRTTSSVVAKLMGLDVIPDEPVTDQSRENHFCDSPRPAPRVEADLQRSRGSDSFKKMMPAAKFPVKTAPWSQVDGGARNQVKAADAAATLTVYGEIQKRLSQLEFKKSEKDLRALQQILEAMEKTQQLMSKDDDNSSLSSTSFMQPSPSSKSIRSSSIVVMKASSAPVFKERSNSSSTSSSPRSVALPNVKVSNQKVTQRKQSAMDVTPRPATKNTSTRPLQSKIEIAKSRKSSVSPRAQPKKLGFEKQSRPTSPKPEPNKNQRQQLIRPQTESASPRRKPGVKSRGVQQSEDRLSDECSDLRSLRSDSNVSSASNLDIEVTSRYKCDLTEQHTPKQRSPELGMRSLPKPLKITVEQPSPVSILDVPFDDDESPSPVRKISIVFKDDDHIRSEESLWMNKHNNLCRSIVWPESNTSLTQPDAELTESFTEEGAEIRIGDHKYISEILSASGLLKDIDYNMLSIQLHQAHLPINPSLFFVLEQNKTSNVTHRGRGFGQQTANLIGRSMRKLVFDTVNEILARKFAAEGCTKQPYITSPIRPLMTADKSSRGEVLLETLCSEIDRLQDNSSCILDEDDEDLIWEDLQGQGMNWKEIEGETPGLVLDIERLIFKDLISEVVTSEVAAFPGNKLSGQPRQLFHC; the protein is encoded by the exons ATGTCGGCCAAGCTTTTGTATAACTTGTCAGATGAGAATCCAAATCTGAATAAACAGTTTGGATGTATGAATGGGATCTTTCAGGTGTTTTACCGGCAACATTATCCAGCGAGACGTGTTTCCGTCGCCGGAGATGAGCTCAAGTCTCTGCCCTCAG gcaaaaCAAGTGACAATGTCGGTGTTACCAACGTTTCAACGGACAAGAAGGAAACG GAGAAGagtaagaagaaaaagaaggctGCAAAGGAGAAACAGAAGGTTGTCTCCTCTGAATCTTCCTCGAGGCTGTCGTTTTCTTCTTCACCATGCTCCTCTAGCTTCTCCTCTGCAGATATCAGCACCACGACTTCTCAATTTGAACAATCTGGTTTGGTTCAAATGAGTAATGGTGAGACTCCGGTAAGAGAACCAACCAACGGGTCGCCAAGGTGGGGCGGTTTAGTGATGTCGAGTGATTTAAGGGAGCTTGTGAGAAGCTCCATTCATAAGGAGACCAGAACCAGAGATGAAGAAGCCTTGTCTCAGCAACCTAAATCAGCCAGAGCTAACGTGTCTCTTCTCAAGGAACCATCACCATCTCGGAGTTCTAATGAATGGAGTGAGGGGCGGAGagtagtgaagctgaaagacaGTCCTCGGTTCTCTTACGATGAGAGGGAGACGAGAAAGACAGGAGCCAAGTTTAAAGAGACACCGAGGCTGTCACTAGACAGCAGATCGAATTCCTTTAGGAGCGCAAAGTCTAGTTGCTCACCAGAGGCGCAAGACCTTGTAACGACAGGTCACAGAAGAACAACGTCGAGTGTTGTTGCCAAGCTGATGGGTCTTGATGTCATTCCAGACGAGCCTGTTACTGATCAGAGCAGAGAGAACCACTTCTGCGACTCTCCGAGGCCAGCTCCTAGAGTGGAAGCAGATCTACAAAGATCAAGAGGCTCAGACTCATTCAAGAAGATGATGCCTGCTGCCAAGTTTCCTGTGAAGACAGCTCCATGGTCGCAAGTGGATGGTGGTGCCAGGAACCAAGTCAAAGCAGCGGACGCTGCTGCAACGCTGACGGTTTATGGTGAGATACAGAAGAGGCTTTCGCAGCTTGAGTTCAAAAAGTCCGAGAAAGATCTCAGAGCTCTACAGCAGATACTCGAAGCAATGGAGAAGACGCAGCAGTTAATGAGCAAAGATGATGACAACAGTTCCCTTAGCTCAACCAGTTTTATGCAGCCAAGTCCATCGTCCAAGAGTATCAGATCTTCCTCTATCGTCGTTATGAAAGCATCTTCTGCTCCAGTTTTCAAAGAGAGAAGCAACTCTAGTTCCACCTCTTCCTCGCCGCGGAGTGTTGCTTTACCAAATGTCAAGGTTTCAAACCAGAAGGTCACTCAGAGGAAGCAGAGCGCCATGGATGTGACCCCAAGGCCTGCAACAAAAAACACTAGCACCAGACCGTTGCAGTCGAAGATCGAGATAGCCAAGTCAAGGAAGAGCAGTGTCAGCCCAAGAGCACAACCAAAGAAGCTCGGTTTCGAGAAGCAGTCTAGACCGACGTCTCCAAAACCAGAACCGAACAAGAACCAAAGACAACAACTTATCAGGCCACAGACGGAATCAGCTTCCCCCAGAAGAAAACCAGGGGTAAAATCTCGCGGCGTGCAGCAGTCTGAAGACCGCTTGAGCGATGAGTGCAGTGACTTGAGGAGTCTAAGATCTGACAGCAACGTAAGCTCGGCCTCTAACCTTGACATTGAGGTTACAAGCAGATATAAATGCGACTTAACGGAGCAGCACACACCAAAACAAAGG AGCCCAGAACTGGGAATGAGATCTCTGCCAAAACCTCTGAAAATTACGGTGGAGCAGCCCAGCCCGGTTTCTATTCTTGATGTACCCTTCGACGATGATGAGTCACCATCCCCTGTAAGGAAGATATCCATTGTCTTTAAAG ACGACGACCATATACGTTCTGAAGAGTCCCTGTGGATGAACAAGCACAACAACTTATGTAGATCGATTGTGTGGCCTGAGAGTAACACGAGTCTAACTCAGCCTGATGCTGAACTTACTGAGAGTTTCACGGAAGAAGGTGCAGAAATAAGAATTGGCGACCACAAGTACATCTCAGAGATACTGTCTGCATCAGGGCTTCTTAAGGATATCGACTACAACATGCTAAGCATTCAGCTGCACCAAGCACACCTACCAATCAATCCGAGCCTTTTCTTTGTCCTGGAACAGAATAAGACAAGCAATGTGACACACAGAGGCAGAGGATTCGGACAACAGACGGCGAACCTGATAGGGAGAAGCATGAGGAAGCTCGTGTTTGACACCGTCAACGAGATCTTAGCTCGCAAATTCGCAGCAGAAGGGTGTACCAAGCAGCCATACATAACATCACCAATCAGGCCGCTAATGACAGCAGACAAAAGCTCAAGAGGGGAAGTACTTCTGGAAACTCTGTGTTCAGAGATTGATCGATTACAAGACAACTCAAGCTGTATCTTGGATGAGGATGATGAAGACCTCATTTGGGAGGACCTGCAAGGCCAAGGCATGAACTGGAAGGAGATTGAAGGAGAGACACCGGGGTTAGTGTTAGACATAGAGAGGCTAATTTTCAAGGACTTGATAAGTGAAGTCGTGACAAGTGAGGTTGCAGCTTTTCCGGGAAATAAGCTCAGTGGGCAACCCAGGCAGCTTTTCCATTGCTAA